From a region of the Primulina eburnea isolate SZY01 chromosome 7, ASM2296580v1, whole genome shotgun sequence genome:
- the LOC140835814 gene encoding uncharacterized protein yields the protein MPPKRKNVEGDDSTPPTDKTTRVVDEFTKLLQEQAKVHGEQIQKLLTMQTTIQGQVRERVQGTTNSSENGAYDRFWRMNPPEFIGGPDPLVALEWVKALEAIFDYLKFTDQEKVGCAVFMLVKAARIWWEATKVTINVKELKWNEFKDLFHAKYFSREIKAKKVKEFLELRQASLSVAEYILKFEEGCVFVPFIAENDKDKGEHFLRGLKPEIIRDVHMSKVVTYQEIVERALLAENDEQEIEKERQLRRQVFQAKGEGSSVNVRGGYKGKGKMEQRSRLPLPPTDSERPLCPKCGKPHKGECLIGSGRCYRCKEMGHTVYNCPLSFGKGKVQGRIFTITKEGANPDASVISGNIFILGKEALTLIDTGATHFFISEEFMHTISVKPTVVPVEFNIVLPSGEEIWTNSMFKACPVLMGSRLLYADLIVITMVAFDVILGMDWLSAYRAVINCVSKTVKFLADDYEKDLFVGVTSSLSIPIISCLQATKLLHKGCVGYLASVLDTRKESRIQLQDIDVLQDYPDVFEEDVPGLPPDREVEFVIDLIPGTAPISKAPYRLAPTEMKELKNQLQELLDKDDLFDQLEGATVFSKIDLRSGYHQLKVRNEDIPKTAFRTRLRLNTKDRRDYCNLCLYRNGNGNTSQWILWLDCQGLRKVSILFG from the exons ATGCCTCCCAAGCGTAAGAATGTTGAAGGGGATGATAGTACCCCTCCCACAGACAAGACTACTCGTGTAGTAGATGAATTCACTAAGTTATTACAAGAGCAAGCTAAGGTTCATGGTGAACAGATTCAAAAGTTATTGACTATGCAAACGACGATCCAAGGTCAAGTTCGAGAAAGAGTTCAAGGCACGACAAATAGTTCTGAAAATGGTGCTTATGATCGTTTCTGGAGGATGAACCCTCCTGAATTTATTGGTGGTCCTGATCCATTAGTAGCATTAGAATGGGTCAAAGCTTTGGAAGCTATCTTCGACTATTTGAAATTCACTGATCAAGAGAAGGTTGGTTGTGCTGTGTTTATGTTGGTCAAGGCTGCTCGTATTTGGTGGGAAGCCACCAAAGTGACTATTAATGTAAAAGAATTGAAGTGGAACGAGTTTAAAGATTTATTTCAtgccaaatatttttcaagggAAATTAAGGCCAAGAAGGTGAAAGAATTTCTTGAGTTAAGACAGGCTTCTTTGTCTGTTGCTGAGTACATATTGAAATTTGAAGAAGGTTGTGTATTTGTTCCGTTTATTGCCGAGAatgacaaggataaaggtgaACACTTTCTTCGTGGGTTGAAGCCCGAAATTATAAGGGATGTGCATATGTCCAAGGTGGTGACATATCAAGAAATTGTGGAAAGAGCCTTACTTGCTGAAAATGATGAGCAAGAGATAGAGAAGGAAAGGCAGTTGAGGAGACAAGTTTTTCAAGCTAAAGGTGAGGGTTCAAGTGTAAATGTTCGAGGAGGTTATAAAGGCAAAGGCAAGATGGAGCAGCGTAGTAGGCTTCCTTTGCCTCCTACAGATAGTGAACGaccattgtgtcccaagtgtggaaAGCCACACAAAGGAGAATGTTTAATCGGAAGTGGTCGTTGCTATAGATGTAAGGAAATGGGACACACAGTATATAATTGTCCTCTTTCGTTTGGAAAAGGAAAAGTTCAGGGAAGAATCTTTACGATCACAAAAGAGGGCGCAAATCCTGATGCTTCAGTCATATCAGGTAATATTTTCATTTTGGGCAAAGAAGCACTTACCttaattgatactggtgcaacaCATTTTTTTATATCTGAGGAGTTTATGCATACTATATCTGTTAAACCTACTGTGGTGCCTGTTGAATTTAATATTGTGTTGCCTTCTGGAGAAGAAATTTGGACAAATAGTATGTTTAAGGCTTGTCCTGTGTTGATGGGATCCAGATTgttgtatgcagatttaattgTAATTAcaatggttgcatttgatgtgatattgggtATGGATTGGTTGTCTGCTTATCGTGCTGTGATTAACTGTGTTAGCAAGACAGTAAAATTTTTAGCAGATGATTATGAGAAGGATTTATTTGTTGGTGTTACCTCTTCATTAAGTATCCCTATTATTTCTTGTCTTCAAGCCACTAAATTGTTGCACAAGGGCTGTGTTGGTTACTTAGCTTCAGTTTTGGATACAAGAAAGGAAAGTAGAATACAATTACAGGACATTGACGTGCTTCAGGATTAtcctgatgtatttgaggagGATGTACCTGGATTACCACCTGATCGAGaagtagagtttgttattgatttaattcCAGGTACAGCCCCAATTTCTAAGGCTCCATACAGATTGGCTCctactgaaatgaaagaattaaagaatCAATTGCAggagctattagataaag ATGATCTTTTTGATCAATTGGAAGGAGCAacagtgttctcgaagattgatctccggtctggatatcatcaattAAAGGTGAGAAATGAGGATATACCAAAGACTGCTTTTAGaacgag gttaagattgaacACCAAAGACCGGCGGGATTATTGCAATCTTTGCCTATACcgcaatggaaatgggaacacatcacaatggattttgtggttggattgCCAAGGACTCAgaaaggtttcaattctatttgggtga